In Dehalococcoidia bacterium, the genomic window TGGCTGCGAAACAGCATCGACCGGCTGGCGGGCAATTACGACTACGTTGTAATCGATAACGAGGCCGGCATGGAGCATATCAGCCGCCAGACTACACGCAACGTGGACATCCTGCTGATAGTGTCAGACCCTTCGATAAGGGGGATTACAGCCGCGGCGCATACGAAAGACCTGATCGGCGAGATACGCAGCCGTGTCAGCAGGATCGGATTGATAGTCAACAAAGTTCGAGACGGGATACCGGCACAAATCAAGCAGGCGATCGACACAGCGGGGCTCGATATTATCGGGGCTATACGGGAAGACGCTAACGTGCTCGACCTGGAGATAAACGGCAAGCCATTGATCGAACTGCCCGCCGATTCACCTTTGCGTCTGGGCGTTGAAGATCTGGTAGCCAGTCTCGATTTGATCTCAGTTAAAGGATAAAGCTATGTTCATACCTATCGGCGAATGCATTCATATTATCAATAAAGAGGTCAGGGCCGCCATCGATAATCGCGATGCGGACTTCATCCGGAAACTGGCCATTAAGCAGGTTGACTGCGGGGCTAAAATGCTCGACCTTAACATCGGCCCGCAGAAGAAGGCCGGGCCGGAGATAATGGACTGGATTGTCAACGCCGTTCAGGAGGTCGTTGACGTTCCGCTGTCGCTGGACACGACCAACGCAGAGGCCATCGAGGCCGGGCTTAAAGTTTGTAAGCGCAAGCCTATCATCAACAGCACCAACGCCGACCCCAAGCGAATGAGCGTGCTGTTCCCCCTCGCCGCTAAGTATGATGTAGGCATCATTACGTTGACGCTTCGCGCCACCGGATTGCCCGTCAGCGCCGACGAGCGGGCTCAGATACTGGTCGAGGACCTGCTGCCCGCGGCCGAGGCTGCCGGACTGCCGATGCAAAATATCTACGTCGACCCGCTGGCTATGACGGTGAACGGCACGCAGGAGCACGCGCCCGAGGTGCTACAGACAGCACTGGTGGTTAAATCGATAATGGAGCCGCCGCTGCATATGACCTGCGGGCTCTCCAACGTCTCCAACGGCGCCCCCGCCGACGTGCGCAAGGTGCTAAACCGCGTCTACTTAGTAATGCTCATGGGTGCCGGCATGGATACAGCCATACTCGATCCGCTGGATAAAGAGCTGATGGACACGATCAGAATCCTGGAGAACCGCGATGATTCGACCCCTGCAGGGAAAGCATATTTAGCCCTGTATGACGCCTGTGCCGCGGGCGATGAATTCGACACATCGATACTCGACATGAGCGATGCCAAACAGGCCGAGCTGGCCAAGACCGTCGCGATACTGAATAACAAGATGATCTACGCCCACAACTACCTGCAGCTATAACCCTCACCCTGACCCTCTCCCCTGCGGAGGGTGAGGATAATAATCGGTGGGTTACACTATCGTTAAACCCACCCTACGATTCTATAGGCGACTTGGATTCCGGCCGGAGTTTATCCCGTACACCGATGCGGGACCGGAATGACGGCGACGTTGAATAGGGTGTGCAGAGGGTCTTCCCTCTGCCGGGGTTATAGGGGTGTCCCCTAACTTTTTTTATTTTCCCCCAAGAGTGGGGGATACAGGGGGTTGATTAAGTTCACAACTATGCCATACGCCCGAAGTCGCGCTCAAGCTGAGATGATGAGAAACGGATCATCGTAGGCCTGCCGTGGGGACAGGTATGCGGCGACTCGGCATTCTCCAGATCGAGGACAAGACGCGTCATCTCATCCATAGTCAACACCTTGCCGGCCCTGACCGCGCCGTGGCATGCGATCGAGGCGGCGATCTTCTCTTCCGCCTTCGACCGGTCACCCTCCTCGGAGAACGTGTCGACTATCTCATGAACCGCCTTGATGATATCGCCCTCGCCGAGCAAGGCTGGGGCGGTGCGCACCAGATAAGTCTGTCCGCCGAACGGCTCGACGGCGAATCCATAGGATTTCAGCGCTTCCTGAGCCCTTTTTAACATGCTTTCCTGGCGCGGCGAAAACTCGATGCTCACGTGCTCAAGCATACCCTGGACTGCGACATCACGCCTGGCCCGCTGCGCCATCACCTTCTCGAACAGGATACGCTCGTGAGCGGCGTGCTGGTCGATTAGATACATGCCGTCTGGCCCCTCGGCTACGATGTAGGTGGCAGCGAGCTGCCCGATGATGCGCAGTATCGGCAAGCGCGATTCCGGCAACACCCTGGGGGTTTGCTGCCCCTGCGTATGAGTTGGCTCCTCAAACAGTCGCTCCTGGAGCGCGGCTCGACCTGCCCCGACCACCGCACTGGTCGAACCTATAGGACGCGGCGCCCTTTTCGCATCGGGCACAGACGATTCCGCGACAAGCGCCGCCCGCACCGCCCGCTGCACGAGTGTGAACACCTCCCCCTCGCTGCGAAACCTGACCTCGGTTTTTGCCGGATGGACGTTGACATCAATATCGTCGGGAGGAACAGAAATGTTTAAGACAGCAATGGGATGTTTTCCTGTCATGAGCAAACCTGAGTATGCTTCTTCGGTCGCCCGGATCAAAAGTCCGCTCTTCACCCACCTGCGGTTAACGAAGAAGCTCAAGCTGTCGCGGCGGGAGCGTGCGAGGGAGGGTGGACTGACGAATCCGTATACCTGCGAGCCGCCGTCCCCGACCTGTATCATAGCCTCGGCCGTTTTCAGCCCGTATACCGCGACAAGAACGTCGCGCAGGCTGCCATTGCCCGGCGTCTGTAGAACCACCTTGCCATCGGACGTGAGCTCGAACCTGATCTCCGGATAAGCCATACTGTACTGGCTGACAAGATCCGATATGTGTGCGTTTTCGGTAGAGACCGACTTGAGGAATTTTAGGCGCGCAGGCACGTTTCGAAAGAGATTCTCTACGGTTACCGAGGTTCCCTGAGTGCCGGCTCCGCGCCCTTGCCCGGTTATCTCCCCGGCGCGCAGAACTAAGTGCGTACCGACCGAATCGTTATTCGTTTTGGTGATTATGTCAACATGAGATACGGCCGCTATACTTGGGAGCGCTTCGCCTCTGAAACCAAGGGTGGAAATGTTTTCGAGGTCTGAACTGTCACGAACCTTGCTGGTGGCATGGCGTCGGAACGCGAGAGATGCTTCATTAGAGGATATCCCGGAGCCGTTGTCAGCGACTCTGATAAACTTAACCCCGCCCTGCTTTACTTCTACCTTGATCTGAGTTGAACCGGCATCGATAGCGTTCTCTATAAGCTCTTTTACCACCGATGCCGGCCGTTCTACTACTTCACCGGCAGCTATCTGGGCGATAACTTCCGGAGCTAAGACTTCTATGGGCATCAAAGATCACTTTATCCACGCGGCCTTCTGGAAAAACAACTCGGAATACCCGCAATCCCTGCAGATGTAACAATCGAACCTGTAGTCAGGCCCCATGAAGCCGAGCCTCCCGTACATCGTCATATCCTGTCGCTCCACATTCTCGGAAGAGCATTTGCCGCATTTGGTCGGGATCACATTTATATTCTTAGGCTCTGCCATTAAGTAACCTCCTGCCGACATTCTTTCTTGTCGGCTCGACCCCGTCCTACCAGTCCTGTTTCCCTTTGGAAAACGCGGCTGTCAGGATTGCGAATATGAAGCCGACTATAGCTGCCGCAAAAGCGATATAGAAGCCGTACGCTACAAAGCTGAACAGGTCATTCACTGCCGCGTCTATCATAAACCAGACTCCTCCTCCAACAGCTACAAGCCCGGCAACTATTGATAGAATCCCTAATGTGGCTATAGCCGCCTTGCCGCCTTTAGACGCCAGCGACACGATGAAAGCAGGCAATGCAAAAACCGCCATTAGTATTCCGCCGATAAACATCATCAAAACATTAATCGCATCGCTTACTGACATATCTATCGCATCCCATCCCGACATAGACATACAAATTCCCCAGCCACATACCTCAACCCACGCCAAGAATACGCCGACCACTACCACGATACCACAGATCACAGTAATAATAGATGCTGCTATTCTCATTGTCCTGCTCCTTTCTTCTTACTGTATTCGCTCTAGACACCCTTTGCGCAATTGTACTATTAAAATCGGATTTTGGGTAGTCCTGTATAAAATTACTTATTCTGCGCCTTCTTTTTCAGCTCGTACAATTTATTCAGCGCCTCGAGCGGCGTCATCGCATCCGGCTCCAACTGCGACAATTCCTCCGAGATCTCGGACGACGCTGTATCACCGACGAAGAGTGGAAGCTGAGAAGACGAGGCCGCTTTTATCTTGCCGTTAACATGCCGCTTATCCTCAAGACCGGTAAGCACCTCCTCGGCGCGATGCACCACCGCGCGCGGCAGACCTGCGAGCTGCGCCACGTGGATGCCGTAGCTCTTGTCGGCGCCCCCCGGCAACATGCGCCGCAGGAAGATAACCCGCCCGTTCTCCTCGGCGACGGCCACGTTGAAATTCTTGACTCTCGGCAGGAAATTCGACAAATCGACCAGCTCGTGGTAATGCGTGGCGAATATGGTCTTAGCGCCCATTTTGGGATGGTTGTGTATGTATTCGGCGACGGCCTGCGCTATCGAGATGCCGTCGTAGGTGCTGGTGCCCCTCCCGATCTCGTCCAATATCAGCAGCGACCGCGGCGTGGCGTGGTTCAAAATATTGGCCGTCTCCTCCATCTCGACCATGAACGTTGAGCGGCCCGTCGACAAGTCGTCCTGAGCACCAACGCGGGTGAATATGCGGTCGACGATGCCGATAGTGGCCGCGTCCGCCGGGACGAAACTGCCAACCTGCGCCATTAACACGATGAGAGCCACCTGCCTCAGATACGTCGACTTGCCCGCCATGTTGGGCCCGGTGAGTATTATCATCTGCGTTTCATCGTTCGACAGGTAGGTGTCATTAGGTATGAAAGGCTCGCCATCCAGCATGCGCTCCACCACGGGATGACGCCCGTTAGTTATCGAGATGACGTTGCCCTCGTTCAATTCAGGCCGGACGTAGCCGGAACGCACCGCAACTTCCGCCAGCGACGAGAATACATCGATCTGAGCTATCGCCGAGGCCGTATCCAGTATGCGCTCCGCCGCAAGCCCGGTCTGCCCCAGCACCTGCCGATACAGGTTTCCTTCGAGTTCGGCGAGGCGCTCCTGCGCATTGAGGATGAGCGACTCATATTCCTTAAGCTGCGGCGTATAGAAGCGCTCGGCGTTGGCCAGCGTCTGCTTGCGGATATAATCGTCGGGCACCTGCTGCAGGTTCGTGTTCGATATCTCGATGTAATATCCGAAGACCCTGTTATAGCCGACCTTGAGCGACTTCACGCCCGTGCGCTCGCGCTCGGCGCGCTCCAGGTTCGCCAGGTAGCTCTTTGCGTCCTTAGCCGCAACCCTGATGGAATCCAGCTCCGGCGAGAACCCCGGCTTTATGACCCCGTCGCCCAGGTTCTGCGGAGGCTCATCGGCTATGGCTTTCGATATCAGTTCGACCGTTTTGCCACACGGATCGACGCTCTGAAACAGCCATGCGACATCACTCGACTGTTCCTTCTGAATCGCATCGCGCAGCTCGGACGACGCCTCGAGACTGCGGCGCAGCGCCACCACTTCTCTAGGAGTTGCGATTCCTCCCCTGATACGATTGATGATCCTTTCGATATCGACGATTTTCGCCAGGATCGACACGACTTTAGCTCGGCGGCGCGTATCGCCATGGAACCACTCCACCGCATCCAGCCTGCGGTTGAGCTGCACCACGTCCAGAAGCGGCTGCCCCACCCAGCGCCGCAGCAGCCTGGCCCCCATCGGCGTCCTGGTCAGGTCGATGACCGAGAGCAGGGAGCCCTCCCTGTCCTGGCGGAACGTCTGGAAAAGCTCCAGATTGCGGCGCGTCTGCGGGTCCAGCGTCATGAACGACTCTGTGCTGTACGTCGACAATCCGGTCAACTGCTTCAGCGCCGGCTTCTGCGTCTCACCCAGATAGTGCACGATGGCCCCGGCCGAGCGTATCGCCAGCGGCAGGCCCTCGCAGCCGTAGCCCTC contains:
- a CDS encoding AAA family ATPase; translation: MTTTIAIAGKGGVGKTSIAALLIDLLSEKGTVLAIDGDPSSNLHMALGLPLEETIGSIREGMLDSKTIGRSGIPKPDYLEFKVREALVESGKIDLLAMGRPEGPGCYCAANNWLRNSIDRLAGNYDYVVIDNEAGMEHISRQTTRNVDILLIVSDPSIRGITAAAHTKDLIGEIRSRVSRIGLIVNKVRDGIPAQIKQAIDTAGLDIIGAIREDANVLDLEINGKPLIELPADSPLRLGVEDLVASLDLISVKG
- a CDS encoding dihydropteroate synthase, which gives rise to MFIPIGECIHIINKEVRAAIDNRDADFIRKLAIKQVDCGAKMLDLNIGPQKKAGPEIMDWIVNAVQEVVDVPLSLDTTNAEAIEAGLKVCKRKPIINSTNADPKRMSVLFPLAAKYDVGIITLTLRATGLPVSADERAQILVEDLLPAAEAAGLPMQNIYVDPLAMTVNGTQEHAPEVLQTALVVKSIMEPPLHMTCGLSNVSNGAPADVRKVLNRVYLVMLMGAGMDTAILDPLDKELMDTIRILENRDDSTPAGKAYLALYDACAAGDEFDTSILDMSDAKQAELAKTVAILNNKMIYAHNYLQL
- the mutL gene encoding DNA mismatch repair endonuclease MutL, whose product is MPIEVLAPEVIAQIAAGEVVERPASVVKELIENAIDAGSTQIKVEVKQGGVKFIRVADNGSGISSNEASLAFRRHATSKVRDSSDLENISTLGFRGEALPSIAAVSHVDIITKTNNDSVGTHLVLRAGEITGQGRGAGTQGTSVTVENLFRNVPARLKFLKSVSTENAHISDLVSQYSMAYPEIRFELTSDGKVVLQTPGNGSLRDVLVAVYGLKTAEAMIQVGDGGSQVYGFVSPPSLARSRRDSLSFFVNRRWVKSGLLIRATEEAYSGLLMTGKHPIAVLNISVPPDDIDVNVHPAKTEVRFRSEGEVFTLVQRAVRAALVAESSVPDAKRAPRPIGSTSAVVGAGRAALQERLFEEPTHTQGQQTPRVLPESRLPILRIIGQLAATYIVAEGPDGMYLIDQHAAHERILFEKVMAQRARRDVAVQGMLEHVSIEFSPRQESMLKRAQEALKSYGFAVEPFGGQTYLVRTAPALLGEGDIIKAVHEIVDTFSEEGDRSKAEEKIAASIACHGAVRAGKVLTMDEMTRLVLDLENAESPHTCPHGRPTMIRFSSSQLERDFGRMA
- the mutS gene encoding DNA mismatch repair protein MutS, whose protein sequence is MSEKMTPLRQQYLRIKKKYPDTIVFFRLGDFYETFDDDAKLVSKELEIVLTAREMGKGNKVPLAGIPYHALDNYLARLINKGHKVAICEQLSDPKAAKGLVDRDVVRVVTPGTVVEPGLLRGNVNNYLASVVVEGQQAGVAYADITTSEFQTTQLPAERMQSELERLRPSEILAPKDVEVQAAAPVTPVDVQYFELEATRHLLREHFGTSSLEGYGCEGLPLAIRSAGAIVHYLGETQKPALKQLTGLSTYSTESFMTLDPQTRRNLELFQTFRQDREGSLLSVIDLTRTPMGARLLRRWVGQPLLDVVQLNRRLDAVEWFHGDTRRRAKVVSILAKIVDIERIINRIRGGIATPREVVALRRSLEASSELRDAIQKEQSSDVAWLFQSVDPCGKTVELISKAIADEPPQNLGDGVIKPGFSPELDSIRVAAKDAKSYLANLERAERERTGVKSLKVGYNRVFGYYIEISNTNLQQVPDDYIRKQTLANAERFYTPQLKEYESLILNAQERLAELEGNLYRQVLGQTGLAAERILDTASAIAQIDVFSSLAEVAVRSGYVRPELNEGNVISITNGRHPVVERMLDGEPFIPNDTYLSNDETQMIILTGPNMAGKSTYLRQVALIVLMAQVGSFVPADAATIGIVDRIFTRVGAQDDLSTGRSTFMVEMEETANILNHATPRSLLILDEIGRGTSTYDGISIAQAVAEYIHNHPKMGAKTIFATHYHELVDLSNFLPRVKNFNVAVAEENGRVIFLRRMLPGGADKSYGIHVAQLAGLPRAVVHRAEEVLTGLEDKRHVNGKIKAASSSQLPLFVGDTASSEISEELSQLEPDAMTPLEALNKLYELKKKAQNK